The region CTCGCGCCGCGGCGCGCGCCGCCTTCCCGCCGGCAACGCTGCTGGCGATCCAGGCCTGCATCGGCGCCGGTGAAACGCAGCATCGTGCTGAAGTACGTCTGGTGATTGAAGCCGCGCTGCCTTTGGGCGCAGTGCTGCGCAATGAATCCTCGCGCGCCCGCGCCCATGAGCTGTTCTCGCATTACCGCATCTGGGACACCGAAGAAAACAGCGGCGTGCTGATCTACCTCAACCTGGCCGATCACCGCGTCGAAATCGTTACCGATCGCACCGTCGGACGTGCCCTCAAGCGCGTTGACTGGGAATCGGTTTGCAGTACAATGACCCGAAGCTTCGCCGACGGGATTTATCATGACGGCACGCTGGAAGCACTGGCGCAACTGAACCGATTGCTGGCCCTGCATTTCCCCCAGACATCGCAGCACAAAAACGAGATTTCCAACCGGCCGCTGATGCTCTGACATCGCCGTCCGACCGGCGCCCTGCCGCCAAGGTTCTGTTCAAGCTTCGACTCAAAACAAAAATGGGGGAATGATGAGCACATCCGGTCCCGAGCACTCGCACCAGCCCGCCACACCTTCTCAACGATCAGACATCGCAGCCCAGGAATACCGCTTTAGCGTGCTGCTCATCGACGACCAGCTGGTGGTCCAGGAAAAAGTCCGGCGCGCCGTGCGATCTGAAACCGACATCGATTTCCACTTTTGCAGCAAGGCCGCCGATGCGCTGGCCAAGGCCGAAGCCTGCCAACCCACCGTCATCCTGCAAGACCTGGTCATGCCCGACACCGACGGGCTCGACCTTGTGCGGCAATACCGCAGCAGCGCGCTGCTCGCGAACGTGCCGGTCATCGTGCTGTCCAGCACCGACGAACCGCTGATCAAGAAAGACGCCTTCCTGGCCGGCGCCAACGACTATGTGGTCAAGTCCTACGACACCATCGAACTGGTCGCGCGCATCCGCTACCATTCGCGCTCCTACATCAACCTGCTGCAACGCGACGCCGCCTACGCCGCCCTGCATGAAAGCCAGAAGCAGCTGGAAGCCAGCAACGCCGAACTCAAGCGCCTGACGCATACCGACGGTCTCACCGGCATCGCCAACCGGCGCTATTTCGACGACTACATGAAGCAGGAATGGCTGCGCGCGCAACGCGACAAGACACCGCTGTCGCTGCTGTTGATGGATGTGGATTGCTTCAAGCTGTACAACGACACCTACGGCCACGTTGCCGGCGACGACGTGCTGCGCCGCGTCGGCGCAGCCATTGCCGCCGGCGGTGCGCGTCCGGCCGATCTGGCGGCGCGTTACGGCGGCGAAGAGTTCGCGGTCATCCTGCCCGCCACGGACGCCGCCGGCGCAAAGGAACTTGCCGAAAAAATCTGCCGGGCGGTCGCCGGTCTCGGCATTGCGCACACCACCTCGAAGGCGGCCTATCACGTCACGATCAGCGTCGGCGCCG is a window of Herbaspirillum hiltneri N3 DNA encoding:
- a CDS encoding TPM domain-containing protein, whose amino-acid sequence is MNTFMRFFRHLRHTRAAARAAFPPATLLAIQACIGAGETQHRAEVRLVIEAALPLGAVLRNESSRARAHELFSHYRIWDTEENSGVLIYLNLADHRVEIVTDRTVGRALKRVDWESVCSTMTRSFADGIYHDGTLEALAQLNRLLALHFPQTSQHKNEISNRPLML
- a CDS encoding GGDEF domain-containing response regulator, giving the protein MSTSGPEHSHQPATPSQRSDIAAQEYRFSVLLIDDQLVVQEKVRRAVRSETDIDFHFCSKAADALAKAEACQPTVILQDLVMPDTDGLDLVRQYRSSALLANVPVIVLSSTDEPLIKKDAFLAGANDYVVKSYDTIELVARIRYHSRSYINLLQRDAAYAALHESQKQLEASNAELKRLTHTDGLTGIANRRYFDDYMKQEWLRAQRDKTPLSLLLMDVDCFKLYNDTYGHVAGDDVLRRVGAAIAAGGARPADLAARYGGEEFAVILPATDAAGAKELAEKICRAVAGLGIAHTTSKAAYHVTISVGAATAYPVQGGDIVGLIKRVDDCLYSAKQSGRNRVSAAE